A window of Choloepus didactylus isolate mChoDid1 chromosome 21, mChoDid1.pri, whole genome shotgun sequence contains these coding sequences:
- the LUC7L gene encoding putative RNA-binding protein Luc7-like 1 isoform X3 codes for MDLGECTKIHDLALRADYEIASKERDLFFELDAMDHLESFIAECDRRTELAKKRLAETQEEISAEVSAKAEKVHELNEEIGKLLAKAEQLGAEGNVDESQKILMEVEKVRAKKKEAEEEYRNSMPASSFQQQKLRVCEVCSAYLGLHDNDRRLADHFGGKLHLGFIQIREKLDQLRKTVAEKQEKRNQDRLRRREEREREERLSRRSGSRTRDRRRSRSRDRRRRRSRSTSRERRKASRSRSRDRHRRHRSRSRSHSRGHRRTSRDRSSKYKFSRERASREESWERGRSERGAVDWRLESSNGKTAPRRSEEKEAGEL; via the exons GCGATGGATCATCTGGAGTCTTTTATTGCCGAGTGTGACCGGAGAACTGAGCTTGCCAAAAAGCGCCTGGCTGAGACGCAGGAGGAGATCAGCGCCGAGGTGTCTGCCAAG GCAGAAAAAGTACATGAACTGAATGAAGAAATAGGGAAACTCCTTGCTAAAGCTGAGCAGCTGGGAGCAGAAGGAAATGTGGACGAATCGCAGAAGATCCTTATGGAAGTGGAGAAAGTTcgtgcaaagaaaaaagaagctgaG GAGGAATACAGAAACTCCATGCCCGCATCCAGTTTCCAGCAGCAGAAACTGCGGGTCTGTGAGGTCTGCTCGGCCTACCTTGGTCTCCATGATAATGACCGTCGTCTTGCAGACCATTTTGGGGGCAAGTTACACTTGGGGTTCATTCAGATCCGAGAGAAGCTTGACCAGTTGAGG aaaactgTTGCTGAGAAGCAGGAGAAGAGAAACCAGGACCGcctgaggaggagagaggaacGGGAACGAGAGGAAAGGCTGAGCAGGAG gtCTGGATCAAGAACCAGAGATCGCAGGAG GTCCCGCTCTCGGGACCGCCGTCGCAGGCGGTCCAGGTCTACCTCCCGGGAGCGGCGGAAGGCTTCCCGGTCCCGGTCCCGAGACAGACACCGGCGCCACCGGAGCCGCTCCCGGAGCCACAGCCGCGGCCACCGCCGGACTTCCAGGGACCGGAGTTCGAAATACAA GTTCTCCAGAGAGCGGGCGTCGAGAGAGGAGTCCTGGGAGAGAGGACGGAGTGAGAGAGGTGCTGTCGACTGGAGGCTTGAGAGCTCCAACGGGAAGACAGCACCACGGAGGTCGGAGGAGAAGGAGGCCGGCGAGCTCTGA
- the LOC119517204 gene encoding hemoglobin subunit theta-1-like, which produces MALLTADRAAARALWRKLGSNVVVYATEALQRTFPSFPATKTYFPHFDLSPGSAQVQAHGKKVGDALTLAVGHPDDLPGALSALSDLHAHKLRVDPVNFKVTGRCLLVTFARHYPGDFGPALHAAPDRSLSHVTSALASKYRWNRGQDPSRPLPRGPAV; this is translated from the exons ATGGCGCTGTTGACCGCGGACCGGGCGGCGGCGCGCGCGCTGTGGAGGAAGCTGGGCAGCAACGTCGTGGTCTACGCCACCGAGGCCCTGCAGAG gaccttcccctccttccccgcCACCAAGACCTACTTCCCCCACTTCGACCTGAGCCCCGGCTCCGCCCAGGTCCAGGCCCACGGCAAGAAGGTGGGCGACGCCCTGACCCTCGCCGTCGGCCACCCGGACGACCTGCCCGGCGCCCTGTCCGCCCTGAGCGACCTGCACGCGCACAAGCTGCGGGTGGACCCGGTCAACTTCAAGGTGA CCGGCCGCTGTCTGCTGGTGACCTTCGCCCGGCACTACCCTGGCGACTTCGGCCCTGCCCTGCACGCCGCGCCCGACAGGTCTCTGAGCCACGTGACGTCGGCGCTGGCCTCCAAGTACCGCTGGAATCGGGGGCAGGACCCCAGCCGCCCCCTGCCGCGAGGTCCTGCTGTTTGA